A single genomic interval of Asinibacterium sp. OR53 harbors:
- a CDS encoding 2-oxoglutarate dehydrogenase E1 component: MKDFSYITNSHPAFIESLYQEFVKNPAGIDQDLRKFFEGFDFAVANHAGATVNGQAAVATTAAIDWMKEIRVYRLILGYRNKGHLLAKTNPIRPRKDRGANLELSFFGLSDADLDTVYQAGNLIGLGATSLRNILDHLQKCYADKVGIEFKYISDQKKIDWLTNEMERKFNTPVPITQKKRILEKLNQGVMFEKFLHTKYIGQKRFSLEGGETTIAALDAIINVAGNNDVQEVVIGMAHRGRLNVLANVMGKTYEQIFSEFEGTADIDQTMGSGDVKYHMGYGSEVQTADDKHIHLKLMPNPSHLEAVDPVVVGFARAKADVLYESDFDRILPILVHGDASVAGQGIVYEVLQMSNLAGYYTGGTIHFVINNQIGFTTDFDDARSADYCTSAAAMIQAPVLHVNGDDAEAAVKCAEIATRYRQEFNSDIFIDMVCYRKHGHNEGDDPKYTQPQLYALIDKHPNPREIYTQYLMENGEADAQQLAKEMEKKFWADLQERLDEVKQHPLPYKYQQPELVWKSLRKATEEDFVASPATSISEEAVRSLFNGLMKWPSDFQPLKKVEKLLQDKIKLLDTEQKIDWATAELMSYGSILCEGNIVRMSGQDVKRGTFSHRHAVLRDENTNAEYNRLDHLQEKQAAFRIYNSLLSEYGVLGFEYGYAMANPNALVIWEAQFGDFCNGAQTLIDQFIAAGEQKWQRQNGVVMLLPHGYEGQGPEHSSARMERFLQMCAELNLVVTNITSSSNLFHAFRRQLTWPFRKPLINFSPKANLRNPGTYSPVSEFTTGGFRELIDDTFVKDATQVRKVLLCSGKLYFELADKQQKDNRNDIAIVRLEQLYPLPYRQIDALYKKYSKATWFWVQEEPLNMGAASFLQMNLKNINFGVISRNASAATATGYAKVHAQEQSEIIDTAFGI, translated from the coding sequence ATGAAGGATTTTTCGTATATTACCAATTCCCATCCGGCCTTTATCGAAAGTTTGTACCAGGAATTTGTGAAGAACCCGGCAGGGATTGATCAGGATCTGCGTAAATTTTTTGAAGGGTTTGATTTTGCTGTTGCCAATCATGCGGGTGCAACGGTAAACGGACAAGCCGCTGTTGCCACAACGGCAGCGATCGACTGGATGAAGGAAATCAGGGTATACCGCCTGATCCTGGGCTACCGCAATAAAGGCCACCTGCTGGCCAAGACCAACCCCATACGTCCGCGTAAAGACCGCGGCGCCAACCTGGAACTGTCGTTCTTCGGACTTTCCGATGCCGATCTGGATACGGTTTACCAGGCAGGCAATCTCATTGGCCTCGGCGCCACCAGCCTGCGCAATATCCTCGATCATTTGCAGAAATGTTATGCCGATAAAGTAGGCATTGAGTTCAAATACATCAGCGATCAGAAAAAGATCGACTGGCTCACCAACGAGATGGAACGCAAGTTCAATACGCCCGTTCCCATCACACAAAAGAAACGCATACTGGAAAAACTGAACCAGGGTGTGATGTTCGAAAAATTCCTTCATACCAAATATATTGGCCAGAAACGCTTTTCACTGGAAGGAGGAGAAACCACCATTGCTGCACTGGATGCCATCATCAATGTAGCCGGCAACAATGATGTACAGGAAGTGGTCATTGGTATGGCACACCGCGGCCGCCTCAACGTATTGGCCAATGTGATGGGTAAAACTTATGAACAGATATTCAGTGAGTTTGAAGGAACGGCTGATATCGACCAGACCATGGGCAGCGGCGATGTGAAATACCACATGGGGTATGGCAGTGAAGTGCAAACAGCAGATGACAAACATATTCACCTCAAACTGATGCCTAACCCTTCTCACCTCGAAGCCGTAGACCCGGTGGTGGTGGGTTTTGCAAGGGCGAAAGCAGATGTATTGTACGAAAGTGATTTCGACAGGATATTACCCATACTGGTGCATGGAGATGCATCTGTAGCCGGACAGGGCATTGTGTACGAAGTGTTGCAGATGAGCAACCTGGCCGGTTATTATACAGGCGGTACCATTCACTTCGTGATCAATAACCAGATCGGTTTCACCACAGATTTTGATGATGCAAGGAGTGCCGATTATTGTACTTCTGCAGCGGCCATGATACAGGCGCCGGTATTGCACGTGAATGGCGATGATGCGGAAGCAGCTGTTAAGTGTGCAGAGATCGCCACACGCTATCGCCAGGAATTCAACAGCGATATTTTCATCGATATGGTTTGCTATCGCAAACACGGACACAACGAAGGAGACGACCCTAAATATACGCAGCCACAGCTCTATGCATTGATCGACAAACACCCGAACCCACGGGAGATCTATACGCAATACCTCATGGAGAATGGCGAAGCCGATGCACAGCAACTGGCTAAGGAAATGGAAAAGAAATTCTGGGCCGATCTCCAGGAAAGACTAGATGAAGTGAAACAGCATCCGCTGCCTTACAAATACCAACAGCCCGAACTGGTATGGAAAAGCCTTCGCAAAGCAACAGAAGAAGATTTTGTTGCTTCACCCGCTACCAGTATCAGTGAAGAAGCCGTGCGCTCGCTTTTCAACGGCCTCATGAAATGGCCGTCTGATTTTCAGCCATTGAAAAAAGTAGAAAAATTATTGCAGGATAAGATCAAGCTGCTGGATACAGAACAGAAGATCGACTGGGCTACGGCCGAACTGATGTCTTATGGATCCATTCTCTGCGAAGGAAATATTGTGCGCATGAGCGGACAGGATGTGAAGCGCGGCACTTTCAGTCACCGGCATGCAGTATTGCGCGATGAAAACACCAATGCTGAATACAACCGGCTCGACCATCTCCAGGAAAAGCAGGCGGCATTCCGCATCTATAATTCATTGCTGAGCGAATATGGGGTATTGGGTTTTGAATATGGTTATGCCATGGCCAATCCCAATGCGTTGGTAATATGGGAAGCGCAGTTCGGAGATTTTTGCAATGGCGCACAAACCCTGATTGACCAGTTCATTGCAGCAGGCGAACAAAAATGGCAGCGGCAGAACGGTGTGGTGATGTTGTTACCGCATGGATACGAAGGACAAGGCCCTGAGCATAGCAGTGCGCGCATGGAACGTTTTCTGCAAATGTGCGCCGAACTGAATTTGGTGGTAACCAATATCACCAGTTCTTCCAATCTTTTCCATGCATTCAGGCGCCAGCTTACCTGGCCATTCCGCAAGCCATTGATTAATTTCTCGCCTAAGGCCAACCTGCGTAATCCGGGCACTTATAGTCCGGTCAGCGAATTTACCACCGGCGGATTCAGGGAACTGATCGATGATACATTTGTAAAAGATGCCACACAGGTGAGGAAAGTATTGTTGTGCTCCGGCAAACTTTATTTTGAACTGGCCGACAAGCAACAGAAAGACAACAGGAACGATATCGCTATTGTTAGACTGGAACAGTTGTACCCGCTGCCTTACCGCCAGATTGATGCGCTGTACAAGAAGTACAGCAAAGCCACCTGGTTCTGGGTACAGGAAGAACCGCTGAATATGGGAGCAGCCAGTTTCCTGCAGATGAACCTGAAGAATATCAATTTTGGTGTGATCAGTCGCAATGCCAGTGCAGCCACTGCAACAGGATATGCTAAAGTGCATGCCCAGGAGCAATCGGAGATCATCGATACGGCATTCGGCATCTGA
- the rpsT gene encoding 30S ribosomal protein S20 codes for MANHSATKKDVRQAAKRRDRNRYYGKTTRNAIRGLKANTDQKAYTEQLPDVVSMIDKLAKRGIIHKNKAANLKSKLAKKANKATA; via the coding sequence ATGGCAAATCATTCAGCTACCAAGAAAGATGTGAGACAAGCTGCTAAGCGTCGCGATCGTAACCGTTACTATGGCAAAACTACCCGTAATGCCATCCGCGGTCTGAAAGCGAACACCGACCAAAAGGCCTATACTGAGCAGTTGCCTGACGTTGTTTCTATGATCGACAAGTTGGCTAAGCGTGGTATCATCCACAAAAATAAAGCTGCCAACCTGAAGAGCAAACTGGCTAAAAAGGCAAATAAAGCTACAGCGTAA
- a CDS encoding ATP-binding protein, whose protein sequence is MNLKLRFALLLTFFVAIVLIITSTAIFILDSGYRREDFFERLKKDGLEFHDIVAEIKAPGEAAIVMLKKALHSNTSYDEKLVIYDSTGAVLNKLPDTVHELMDNGMMKNIKNLKEWRQENENVQKVWLYIPETHYYVLSSGYDLPGLSKLNNLKIILASVCIGALLLTSVFSFAYVGEAVKPLTMLSNQMAFISEQNLTERVSEDGRYEEINEIARNFNEMLERLHKAFAVQKNFVQQASHELRTPLASMLAQTELALRKNLGEEEYREVLHSLKEDEQRLIELTNSLLLLSQYGQLNFQSDWPWLRIDELLYESISNIKKIYPDIAVTVFFVKQPESDQDCLIAGNDSLLKSVFTNLLKNAYNYSFDKKINIGIDMHQRHVEVHFDNRGVQLSHEEAEKIMGPFFRGENAAMTKGFGLGLSIVQRILTVHHGTITYTALYDDTNRFTVRLPKAEDHYII, encoded by the coding sequence ATGAACCTCAAGTTACGGTTTGCACTGCTGCTCACTTTTTTTGTTGCCATCGTTCTGATCATTACATCTACGGCCATTTTCATCCTGGATTCGGGCTACCGGCGGGAAGATTTTTTTGAGCGATTAAAAAAAGACGGCCTGGAATTCCATGATATAGTTGCCGAGATCAAGGCGCCCGGTGAAGCCGCCATTGTGATGCTGAAGAAAGCATTGCACAGCAATACTTCCTATGATGAAAAACTGGTTATATATGATTCTACGGGTGCTGTATTGAACAAGCTGCCGGATACCGTGCATGAATTGATGGACAATGGAATGATGAAGAATATAAAAAACCTGAAAGAGTGGAGGCAGGAAAACGAAAATGTGCAAAAGGTTTGGTTGTATATACCAGAGACGCATTATTATGTTTTGTCATCGGGATATGATCTGCCGGGACTGAGCAAGCTGAACAACCTGAAGATCATACTGGCGTCGGTTTGCATTGGGGCCTTGTTACTCACTTCTGTTTTTTCTTTCGCGTATGTAGGAGAAGCAGTGAAGCCACTCACAATGTTGAGTAACCAAATGGCTTTCATCAGCGAACAGAACCTGACGGAAAGGGTATCGGAGGATGGCAGGTATGAAGAGATCAACGAGATCGCCCGCAATTTCAATGAGATGCTGGAAAGATTACACAAAGCATTTGCAGTGCAGAAGAATTTTGTACAACAGGCTTCCCACGAATTACGCACCCCCTTGGCTTCCATGCTCGCTCAAACAGAGTTGGCCCTCAGGAAAAACCTGGGGGAAGAAGAATACAGGGAAGTGCTGCATTCGCTTAAAGAAGACGAACAACGCCTGATAGAGTTGACGAATTCACTCTTATTGCTTTCACAATACGGACAGTTGAATTTTCAGTCCGACTGGCCCTGGCTTCGCATAGATGAGTTGCTGTATGAATCCATCAGCAACATAAAAAAAATATATCCCGATATAGCAGTGACCGTATTCTTTGTTAAACAACCTGAATCGGACCAGGATTGCCTGATAGCGGGTAACGATTCCCTGTTGAAATCGGTTTTCACTAACCTGCTCAAGAATGCTTACAACTATTCATTCGACAAAAAAATAAACATTGGTATCGACATGCACCAACGTCATGTGGAAGTGCATTTCGATAACCGGGGCGTACAACTCTCTCACGAAGAGGCAGAAAAGATCATGGGACCATTTTTCCGTGGTGAGAATGCTGCGATGACCAAGGGTTTTGGATTGGGACTTTCCATTGTGCAACGTATTCTTACCGTGCATCATGGAACCATCACTTATACGGCCCTCTACGATGATACGAACCGTTTTACTGTGCGCTTACCCAAAGCGGAGGATCATTACATAATATAA
- a CDS encoding response regulator transcription factor: MENVHSILLVEDEIKLGKAIQDELVRQGYEVEVATNGKEAEKVFKKQAFSLVLLDINLPYKDGFALCREFRKHNQKVPIVMLTAAGQISDKVTAFELGADDYIVKPFHFDELFARIKVFLKRSEKPRKAEKIVVHDLVIDLWDKSVKRNGTDISLTAKEFTLLVLLASNKEKVISKQEILSKVWDMSFDTGTNTIEVYISFLRNKIDKPFEQKLIYTKPGFGYYIK; the protein is encoded by the coding sequence ATGGAAAACGTGCACAGCATTTTACTGGTTGAAGATGAGATCAAATTAGGCAAAGCCATTCAGGATGAACTGGTTCGGCAGGGATATGAGGTAGAGGTGGCCACCAATGGGAAAGAAGCTGAAAAAGTGTTTAAAAAACAGGCTTTTTCTTTGGTGTTGCTCGACATCAACCTGCCCTATAAAGATGGGTTTGCCCTTTGCAGGGAATTCAGGAAACACAACCAGAAAGTGCCCATTGTAATGCTCACTGCAGCAGGCCAGATCAGTGATAAGGTAACGGCTTTTGAATTGGGCGCGGATGATTACATCGTAAAGCCTTTTCATTTCGATGAACTGTTTGCACGCATCAAAGTATTTCTCAAACGTTCTGAAAAACCCCGGAAAGCAGAAAAAATAGTTGTGCATGACCTGGTGATAGACCTTTGGGACAAATCGGTGAAAAGAAACGGCACCGATATTTCCCTCACGGCGAAAGAATTTACCCTGTTGGTTTTGCTGGCATCCAATAAAGAAAAAGTGATTTCCAAACAGGAGATCCTTTCGAAAGTATGGGACATGAGTTTTGACACCGGCACCAATACCATTGAAGTCTACATCAGCTTTTTACGGAATAAGATTGACAAGCCTTTTGAACAGAAACTGATCTATACCAAGCCAGGGTTCGGATATTACATCAAATAA
- a CDS encoding head GIN domain-containing protein gives MKYIIPILMLVTALCFSACNWIHFKRIEGSGNRVTETRPIEHAEKIRLGSIFDVEITKGPTTSVKVEADDNILPYVVTRMENGFLLLELRDHIYIGHSAGIKVYITTDRLEELRLSGSGNITGKGKFTGADKLKVKVSGIGNMNLDVNTPEVEAEISGSGSVSLSGETRNEQVRISGIGSYKGEDLKAESVKVRISGAGNAKVFADKDLDIHVSGIGSVYYKGAASITQSISGTGSVHKID, from the coding sequence ATGAAATATATTATACCTATATTGATGTTGGTGACGGCCTTGTGTTTCAGCGCCTGCAACTGGATACATTTCAAACGCATCGAAGGAAGCGGGAACAGGGTAACGGAAACGCGTCCCATTGAGCATGCAGAAAAAATAAGACTGGGATCGATATTCGATGTGGAAATCACCAAAGGGCCCACTACTTCTGTAAAAGTGGAGGCAGACGATAACATACTGCCTTATGTGGTTACCCGCATGGAAAACGGGTTCCTGCTGTTGGAGTTGAGAGACCATATATATATTGGCCACTCGGCGGGCATCAAGGTATATATCACTACCGACCGGTTGGAAGAACTGCGTTTATCCGGAAGCGGTAATATCACAGGAAAGGGTAAGTTCACCGGGGCCGATAAACTGAAAGTAAAAGTATCGGGTATCGGCAACATGAACCTCGATGTGAATACCCCCGAGGTAGAAGCCGAGATCAGCGGCAGTGGCTCTGTTAGTTTGTCGGGCGAAACCAGGAATGAGCAGGTCCGGATCAGTGGCATCGGCAGCTACAAAGGCGAAGACCTGAAGGCCGAATCTGTGAAAGTGCGAATCTCAGGAGCCGGCAATGCAAAGGTTTTTGCCGATAAAGACCTGGACATACATGTATCGGGTATCGGATCGGTATATTATAAAGGAGCAGCTTCTATTACACAAAGCATTTCTGGCACGGGCAGCGTACATAAAATTGACTAA
- the guaA gene encoding glutamine-hydrolyzing GMP synthase yields MTEKILILDFGSQYTQLIARAVREANVYCEIIPYHQSFTFEDGLKGIILSGSPFSVNEEKAPAVDIAAFIQRLPVLGICYGAQLTAKCFGGRVDKSNKREYGRARLQRRKDDVLLKDISDGSQVWMSHSDSIVALPEGFEILATTESIPVAAFRKTGNDTHPLYGIQFHPEVYHSTEGKKVLKNFLVQICGCKQDWTPASFVTETVAHLKQQIGDHQVIMALSGGVDSTVAATLIHKAIGDRLHGIFVDNGVLRKDEFEKVLHTYRQLGLNVKGVDAKGLFYGELKGKTDPEAKRKVIGKLFIDVFQEESKQIAGVKFLGQGTIYPDVIESVSVHGPSQTIKSHHNVGGLPDTMHLELVEPLRFLFKDEVRKVGLELGIPADMINRHPFPGPGLAIRILGEVTEEKVQLLQAADDIYIQELKKHNLYSTVWQAGTILLPVKSVGVMGDERTYEYTVALRAVTSVDGMTADWAHLPYEFLAHISNEIINNVRGINRVVYDISSKPPATIEWE; encoded by the coding sequence ATGACGGAAAAGATACTCATCCTCGACTTCGGAAGTCAGTATACCCAGTTGATAGCCCGTGCGGTAAGAGAAGCCAATGTTTATTGTGAGATCATACCTTATCACCAGTCTTTTACATTTGAAGACGGGTTAAAAGGCATTATCCTCAGCGGCTCTCCTTTCAGTGTGAACGAAGAGAAAGCGCCTGCGGTAGATATTGCCGCTTTTATACAGCGCCTGCCGGTACTGGGTATTTGCTATGGCGCCCAGCTAACTGCCAAGTGTTTTGGCGGAAGGGTTGACAAATCGAACAAACGGGAATACGGCCGCGCCAGGCTGCAACGCCGGAAAGACGATGTGTTGCTGAAAGACATCAGCGACGGTTCCCAGGTATGGATGAGTCACAGCGATTCCATTGTAGCGCTTCCGGAAGGTTTTGAAATACTGGCTACAACGGAAAGCATTCCTGTTGCCGCTTTCCGCAAAACCGGCAACGATACCCATCCGCTTTACGGCATTCAGTTTCACCCCGAAGTATATCATTCCACAGAAGGTAAAAAGGTATTGAAGAATTTCCTGGTACAGATCTGCGGTTGTAAGCAGGACTGGACACCCGCTTCTTTCGTGACTGAAACCGTAGCCCATCTCAAACAACAGATCGGCGATCATCAGGTGATCATGGCGCTCAGCGGCGGGGTTGACAGTACCGTAGCTGCTACCCTGATACACAAAGCCATTGGCGACAGGTTGCACGGTATTTTCGTTGACAACGGTGTATTACGCAAAGATGAGTTTGAAAAAGTGCTGCATACGTATCGCCAGTTGGGTTTGAATGTAAAAGGCGTTGATGCCAAAGGGTTGTTTTACGGCGAGTTGAAAGGTAAAACCGATCCCGAAGCCAAGCGCAAAGTGATCGGAAAATTGTTCATCGATGTATTCCAGGAAGAATCCAAACAGATAGCGGGGGTGAAATTCCTCGGGCAAGGCACTATTTACCCCGATGTTATTGAAAGTGTAAGTGTGCATGGCCCTTCGCAAACCATCAAATCGCACCACAATGTAGGAGGCTTACCCGATACCATGCACCTTGAACTGGTAGAACCCCTTCGTTTCCTGTTCAAGGATGAAGTACGGAAAGTGGGATTGGAATTGGGCATACCTGCCGATATGATCAACCGTCATCCTTTTCCCGGACCGGGTCTTGCGATACGCATCCTGGGTGAAGTAACCGAAGAGAAAGTACAACTCCTGCAAGCCGCCGATGATATTTATATACAGGAACTGAAAAAGCACAACCTTTACAGTACTGTATGGCAGGCAGGCACTATTTTATTACCTGTGAAAAGTGTGGGGGTGATGGGGGATGAAAGAACTTATGAATATACTGTTGCGCTTCGCGCCGTTACTTCAGTGGATGGTATGACGGCCGACTGGGCGCACCTTCCTTATGAATTCCTGGCCCATATTTCGAACGAGATCATTAACAATGTTAGGGGTATCAACCGGGTCGTGTACGATATCAGCAGTAAGCCGCCGGCTACGATTGAATGGGAATAG
- a CDS encoding histone deacetylase: MLYIAYAPLYAHPLPEGHRFPMLKYELIPAQLLHEGVIAKENLFEPFACNEDTVLLTHQKAYLEKLLHQTLSASEQRKIGFPQSPALTQRELIIAQGTIDCCRYARQYGVALNVAGGTHHAFADRGEGFCLLNDMAIAANYLLHHQLASQLLIIDLDVHQGNGTAKLFEKEPRVFTFSMHGQHNYPFHKEQSDLDIPLKDGTGEQEYLQILSHTLPVLLEKVQPDFAFFLSGVDILDTDKFGKLKVSIDGCKKRDELVFSELKKRNIPVTVAMGGGYSPDIRAIVTAHCNTFKAAKDIFNL, translated from the coding sequence ATGTTGTACATTGCCTATGCCCCTTTGTATGCACACCCCTTACCTGAAGGGCATCGTTTTCCCATGCTTAAATACGAACTCATTCCCGCGCAATTATTGCATGAAGGAGTGATCGCAAAGGAAAACCTCTTCGAACCCTTTGCCTGTAACGAAGACACCGTGTTGCTGACACACCAGAAAGCGTACTTGGAAAAACTGTTGCATCAAACACTCTCCGCTTCAGAGCAAAGAAAGATTGGCTTCCCTCAATCGCCAGCCCTTACACAACGGGAGTTGATCATAGCACAGGGCACCATTGATTGTTGCCGTTATGCCAGGCAGTATGGCGTTGCATTGAATGTGGCCGGCGGAACGCACCACGCTTTCGCCGACCGGGGTGAAGGTTTTTGTTTACTGAATGATATGGCTATTGCTGCTAATTATTTACTGCATCACCAACTGGCCAGTCAACTATTGATCATCGATCTCGATGTACACCAGGGTAATGGAACAGCCAAATTATTTGAGAAAGAACCCCGTGTATTTACTTTCAGCATGCATGGCCAGCACAATTATCCTTTCCACAAAGAACAATCAGACCTCGACATTCCTTTAAAAGACGGTACCGGTGAACAGGAGTACCTGCAAATATTGTCTCATACCTTGCCTGTGCTGCTGGAAAAGGTACAACCCGATTTCGCTTTCTTTTTATCGGGCGTAGACATACTGGACACAGACAAATTCGGTAAACTGAAAGTAAGTATCGATGGTTGCAAAAAAAGGGATGAACTGGTATTCAGCGAACTAAAGAAAAGGAATATCCCTGTAACCGTGGCCATGGGCGGTGGCTATTCCCCGGATATCAGAGCCATTGTCACAGCGCACTGCAATACTTTCAAAGCCGCAAAAGACATTTTCAATCTCTGA
- a CDS encoding LexA family transcriptional regulator: MSNAGKNLRYLRKLRGWTQEEFANKLKIKRSLVGAYEEERAEPRLEVMEVVCNIFKLSLEDLLFKDLAEPQGASYLEKRRQLKMASEVTQISFVPVKAAAGYMTGYADPEFLDELNTFTLPMLAPGQYRAFEIIGDSMLPTPSGSVIVGEKVEDLEEVKNSNTYVVLSKNDGVVYKRIMKNNRLRNKLTLISDNPQYEPYNVSTEDVLEVWKAVYIMQKANTTPRWDVNQLAGMVNNLQEQVSTLKRKLN; the protein is encoded by the coding sequence ATGTCAAACGCCGGAAAGAATTTACGCTACCTGCGCAAGCTGCGTGGCTGGACACAGGAAGAGTTTGCCAATAAACTCAAGATCAAAAGATCATTGGTGGGTGCTTATGAAGAAGAACGTGCTGAGCCGCGCCTGGAAGTAATGGAAGTGGTCTGCAATATTTTCAAGCTGAGTTTGGAAGACCTTTTATTCAAAGACCTGGCCGAGCCGCAGGGTGCCAGCTATTTGGAGAAGAGAAGGCAGCTTAAGATGGCTTCAGAAGTTACCCAGATCAGCTTTGTGCCGGTGAAGGCGGCGGCAGGCTATATGACCGGTTATGCTGATCCGGAATTTTTGGATGAACTGAACACGTTTACCCTGCCTATGCTGGCTCCCGGACAGTATCGTGCTTTTGAAATCATTGGAGACAGTATGTTGCCCACTCCCAGTGGCAGCGTAATTGTAGGAGAGAAAGTAGAGGACCTGGAAGAAGTGAAGAACAGTAATACTTATGTAGTGCTTTCAAAAAATGATGGCGTGGTGTATAAGCGCATCATGAAGAACAACCGCCTCAGGAACAAGCTTACCCTCATCAGCGATAATCCGCAATACGAACCTTACAACGTGAGTACGGAAGATGTGCTGGAAGTTTGGAAAGCGGTGTACATCATGCAAAAAGCCAATACCACGCCGCGTTGGGATGTGAATCAACTGGCTGGTATGGTCAATAACCTGCAGGAGCAGGTGAGCACGTTGAAGCGGAAGCTCAACTAA
- the surE gene encoding 5'/3'-nucleotidase SurE: MVKKTRSKSSLPIILVTNDDGIAAPGIRALVESVVGLGKVVVVAPDKPQSGMGHAITIGHPLRLQKVNQFGDIEAYSCSGTPVDCVKLAVDKILHRKPDLCISGINHGANHSINVIYSGTMSAALEAAIESIPSIGFSLLDYSIEADFSASQRYARMIVEKVLKGKQHDKHLCLNVNFPAVTEKLIKGVKICRQAYAKYEEEFDERKDPHGKKYYWLTGEFLNFDKGKDTDVWALKNNYVSVVPVQFDLTHYELKKKLETNWKF; this comes from the coding sequence ATGGTCAAAAAAACGCGTTCGAAGTCATCCCTTCCCATCATATTGGTTACCAACGACGATGGTATTGCAGCACCCGGTATCCGGGCATTGGTAGAATCTGTAGTAGGATTAGGTAAAGTAGTAGTAGTGGCTCCCGATAAGCCGCAGAGTGGTATGGGGCACGCCATCACCATTGGTCATCCGCTGCGCCTGCAGAAGGTGAACCAGTTCGGAGATATAGAAGCTTATAGTTGCAGCGGCACACCGGTTGACTGTGTAAAGCTGGCGGTTGACAAAATATTACACCGCAAACCCGATCTCTGTATCAGCGGCATCAACCACGGCGCCAACCATTCCATCAACGTGATCTATTCGGGTACCATGTCTGCCGCACTGGAAGCAGCCATCGAAAGCATCCCCAGCATTGGCTTCAGTCTGCTCGATTACAGTATTGAAGCCGATTTCTCGGCATCCCAGCGATACGCGCGTATGATCGTTGAAAAAGTATTGAAGGGTAAACAGCACGATAAACACCTTTGCCTCAACGTTAATTTCCCCGCAGTTACAGAAAAACTGATCAAAGGAGTGAAAATCTGCCGACAGGCTTATGCCAAATACGAAGAGGAATTCGACGAACGAAAAGATCCCCACGGCAAAAAATATTATTGGCTCACCGGTGAATTCCTCAACTTCGACAAAGGCAAGGACACCGATGTATGGGCGCTCAAGAACAATTATGTGAGTGTGGTTCCCGTACAGTTCGATCTCACCCACTATGAACTCAAAAAGAAACTGGAAACAAACTGGAAATTCTGA